A region of the Larimichthys crocea isolate SSNF chromosome XVIII, L_crocea_2.0, whole genome shotgun sequence genome:
gTGACAGTTGGCGTCTGAATATTTGCATCATTATGTCGATTTAtttgatattaatattaagGGACTTGAAGGAAtaagagtgtttgtttgtttttttgtacaaacCAGTTTAATGAGCTCTGACGCCATCTAGTGGTTGAAATTAAAAGTTCACTCAActataacaaataaatgaaataaaataaaagattttgtgAATCTGGTTTAGTTCATGgtcataaaatctgattttaaattatttgagAGCTGCAAACAAAATTCAGTTACTCTcggactctgtgtgtgtgtgtgtatttaaaagttgcaacaacacaatacaaagaTTCTAAACTCCTGAAAGAGTACATAAATATTTGTagatgtacttaaagtatcaaaagtaaaagtcatAATTCATGATAAGACTTACAGTATGTGCACGACTCAATGCCACtcttgttatttttcttgttattttagTGGACTGGACCCATTATTTGACCACATGTAGCCACATTtgttagattattattattattccatatGTTATTGTATAAAGGATTCACATTTATTCGATGGACTGGACTCTAAAATGGCTCTATTACAGGAATAAACACCGATCAGCTGTTGTGACCACTGACCGGTAACACTGATTATCTTGTTGTCATGGCACCTGTCAATGGATGAGATATATTATACAGCAAGTGAACATcttgtcctcaaagttgatgttAGAAGCAGGAACAATGGGCAAGCATAAGGTTTGATTGACTTCGTCACTTTGGGACAGCAAGACAACTGGGTcagagcatttaaaaaatgcagctaCAACAGGGTCATGGACAGCCAAGGCTCAGTAATGCCTGTGGGGAGCGAAGGCTGACCCATGTGGTCTGATCTGACCTACCTAAGCATTGTTGCAGATCATGTACACCTTACCTGGAAATGCTATTCTCTGATGGCAAAATGCGACCTGCCACGAGACAAATCTGGTTCATGAATGGTTTGAATTGACCTCCAGAGTCCCCAGATTGGACGAACAACTCTGAACCTTAaggacttaaaggatctgctgcttaCGTCTTAGTGCCatataccacagcacaccttaaGAGGTCCAGTGGAGTCCAGGGCTGTTTTGGCGGCAAAGGGGGACCTacacagtattattattattagacagGTGGTCCTAATGTTATGGctaaaacagataaacaaacccTGCTTTCAGTTAAAATATTGCAGGTATAATAGTGTGCAAAAAGgccttttcaaatgttttttacacTAGGAAGAGCCGAGGGTGATGTGAAGAGCTAGCAGTGCAGTGGTCGCACCACTAGATGCAATCCTTTAAAGTCTTTAACGTTTCAGCTGATGGTCTGTGTTAGTCGTGTGTATCTACAGGTAAATTTAGAATGAATCCCAGTATCACAAACCAGCAGGCACATACTGAATATGGGACCTTTGAGGATCTGTGTGGAAAGCAGGTTCACCCTTATTTACTGCTGCTTACTCTCAGTAAAGATGAGGGTTAATGAGGATGGCGTGGACACGAAAGGTGTTGGTTATAATAATGTTGTTATATTTCATGCATTTCCATTTCTTGGGATCTTTTTCCACTCAGGTGTCAACTGACAATCTGACATCATATTTATTAGAGGTAAGttggtttctttattttcaccaTTTGTATCCTTTAAGGAGAATATATGTGGAATatttagaagaagaaagaagcataTTTCTCCCCTGAAATCTCTGGACTGTGTCTTTTAGGTAGCCCTGTCACACATGGTCTTAACCTTCACTTTACTTCTGGCTGCTCACGCTGCCATCCACTGGTACATCAGAGATTCCTACAAGGTGGATGCCTTCAACAAGAAGCATGTGTTCATCACGGGCTGTGACAGCGGCTTTGGGAATCTGCTCGCCAGACAGTTGGATGGGAAAGGTTTCCATGTCATAGCTGCATGTCTCACAGAGAAAGGTGCGGCAGATCTGAAAGCAACGGCCTCCCCCAGACTGAAGACCCTCCTGCTGAATGTTACGGACAGCTCGAGCATTAGGAGGGCGGTGCAGTTTGTGAGCAAAGAGGTCGGGGAGCGAGGTGAGCTGGGCGGATGACAGGGGGTACACATTGATAGGGTGCCAGTTAGAGTGAGGCACTGGAAGAGATAAAGGCAACCTGGACCATCCCATCGTCAACTCATCATCCTCCTACTCATgtgtttaacacattttttaaagaggggGGAGAACATGCTTACCTCATGTGCTGTATTTCTAAAGTCAGAAACTCAGGGAACCGTCttcaaacataaatatgaacttCAAGTTGATAAAAACACTCTTGGATTTAGAGATCATGCCTGTACATTTCTGCGTTGAGCAGTGGACATAACTCAAAGTATGTAGCCTAGTTTCCATAGTACTGTATGATATTTACCCATTTCAACAATGATTAGATAAATGCCTTTCCATCATCATAATCTCAAGCAGacatatgtttttataaatgtctCATGCAGTATGAGATTTGTTAGTTTGATCcctcatttattatttagaatTATGAGACAatgatacatttacatttttatagactttGTGCTGGTGCCAGTGaagcaaaataaagaaacatgataACAGAATAGGTCACTCTgcaacaaaaagcacaaaacactgTACTAATCACGTCACAATACAATCATATtgcacattaaattaaacaggagAAACTCTGCAACAAGCACATATAAGTCTGAGACTGTGCCGATTTTTAACAGTTACCATCAGTGTCACTCTCTTACAAAAACTCAGTAAACCAGCAGCCaattattattcaaatagaTCTTGTAGTTGCAGAGATatcctctttttattcattttgggtaTGATATTTTTGAGCAGAGGCTGAGCTTCAAAGGTTACAGTGAAAAATGTGCCATAGAAACAAATTTAAATGCATATAAACTTAATTTATGATTTTAGTCATGTACAGTTTCACAGCCCGGCTCAAAGACAGCAACAAGAAAGGAGACAACATGAGGTGGTAGTGAAGTGAAtagatttatttacaaaacacaTATCAGAAAAACATGTAGCAGCCAGTAAGTCAGTGGTGTAAAGTGTGTATGGATGAAGAAAACTCATCCATACACACTTACATGCCAGAGCCTGAAAGTTGAGACTGAGTCAGAGAGAGCAGGAATGAGTCGGAGCAGGGAGCGTCTGCAGGGTTATGCAGGCATTCAGAGGGCGTCGCACACCTGCCCAGGTGTGGATCACATAGCTGATGATGGTGAGCAACAGGGACGCCTAGTGGACAGGTGGAGGGGATGCTTTATTTGTCATACGTGACAGAATATGGTGAATCACTTGAATAAAACCAGAATTTAATGAAGCTGTACGTGATTTTTCACTGAAAAGGATTGGCATGTTTATCAATTAGCTGCAGGTCTGATGTAAATACAAAgatacaacaagaaaaaaatattctaGTTGATCAAGCATTGTCCTTTAGATTTTTGTGCCAAAGTAAAGAAGTTGATATCAGCTGATAatcatgttctctctctctcctctgcaggtcTCTGGGGTCTGGTGAATAATGCTGGCAGGTCCACACCGATCGGCCCACCAGAATGGATGCAGTTTGAGGATTTCGCAAAGGTTTTGGATGTGAATCTGATAGGAGTTATTGATGTGACCCTCCAGTTTCTACCACTGCTGAAAAAGGCCCAGGGCAGGGTGGTTAACGTGGCCAGTATACTGGGCAGACTGACTCTCACCGGTGGAGGATACTGCCCGTCCAAGTATGGAGTGGAAGCCTTCTCCGACTCCCTCAGGTAAGAGAAGGACAACAGATTTATCACACATTTATCAAACCACAGAAAGCAGGTTAACACCAACATTACTGCAGAAATCTGTCACAAAAAGCCCAAAACTTCCATCCTGACTGAAGCTTAAACTCACTGTGTAAAGTGCTGAGAGTCCAGTAAGATGACCTACGGATGTACAAGTGGCAAAAAATCACCAGATTTGGGTTTTTAAGAGTGActgccaaacacacaaataatagTAAATATTAGAGCTGATCTGTGTTGGCATTAATGCAAAGCTTATCATCCTGCCTACTGCTGGACCACATTCACAAGCTCCCCTTCATTGATGGTAGAAGCAACCGAAGATGATCTGGAGGTCAAtgaacatctttttttgtttgtttta
Encoded here:
- the rdh1 gene encoding retinol dehydrogenase 1, which produces MVSTDNLTSYLLEVALSHMVLTFTLLLAAHAAIHWYIRDSYKVDAFNKKHVFITGCDSGFGNLLARQLDGKGFHVIAACLTEKGAADLKATASPRLKTLLLNVTDSSSIRRAVQFVSKEVGERGLWGLVNNAGRSTPIGPPEWMQFEDFAKVLDVNLIGVIDVTLQFLPLLKKAQGRVVNVASILGRLTLTGGGYCPSKYGVEAFSDSLRRDMQHFGIKVSIIEPGFFKTAVTQIDLINADLKRLWTRLPQDIKDSYGPTYFDDYLKSQDFSMNILCSPDISKVTRCMEHALTARFPRTRYSAGWDAKFFWIPLSYLPSFVLDFVVRSLLPLPKA